A window of Gemmatimonadota bacterium contains these coding sequences:
- a CDS encoding form I ribulose bisphosphate carboxylase large subunit, translated as MAGKSAGHGDAPRSRWAAGVAPYAEMGYYQPDYEPKPTDILCAFRFVPQEGVDPVEAAAAIAGESSTATWTVVWTDRLTAHEHYQAKTYRVVPVHGTDQFIAYIAYDLDLFEEGSIANLTSSIIGNVFGFKALKSLRLEDMRIPPHYTKTFQGPAHGIVMEREYLNKYGRPLLGATTKPKLGLSARNYGRVVYEALKGGLDFVKDDENINSQPFMRWRDRFLFCMEAVNKAQAATGEIKGHYLNITAGTMEDMYERAEFAKDLGSVIVMIDLTIGYTAIQSMAKWCRKHGVILHLHRAGHSTYTRQKTHGVSFRVIAKWMRLAGVDHIHAGTVVGKLEGDPATTKGYYHTLRDDKVAADPSIGLYFEQDWASMPAVMPVASGGIHAGQMHTLLHLLGEDVVLQFGGGTIGHPDGIADGATANRVAVEAMIQARNAGRDFLNEGPEILAAAAKWSPSLKKALEIWKDISFNFESTDVPDVVVTPTY; from the coding sequence ATGGCAGGCAAGAGCGCCGGGCACGGCGACGCACCCCGTTCCCGCTGGGCCGCCGGCGTGGCTCCCTACGCCGAGATGGGCTACTACCAGCCCGACTACGAGCCCAAGCCGACCGACATCCTCTGCGCCTTCCGGTTCGTCCCGCAGGAGGGCGTCGACCCCGTCGAGGCCGCCGCCGCGATCGCCGGCGAGTCGTCGACCGCGACCTGGACGGTCGTCTGGACCGATCGCCTCACCGCCCACGAGCACTACCAGGCCAAGACCTATCGCGTCGTGCCGGTGCACGGCACCGACCAGTTCATCGCGTACATCGCCTACGACCTCGACCTCTTCGAGGAAGGGTCGATCGCGAACCTGACCAGTTCGATCATCGGCAACGTCTTCGGCTTCAAGGCCCTCAAGAGCCTGCGCCTCGAGGACATGCGGATCCCGCCGCACTACACGAAGACCTTCCAGGGCCCCGCGCACGGCATCGTGATGGAGCGCGAGTACCTCAACAAGTACGGCCGCCCGCTGCTCGGCGCGACGACCAAGCCCAAGCTCGGGCTCTCGGCGCGCAACTACGGCCGCGTCGTCTACGAGGCCCTCAAGGGTGGCCTCGACTTCGTGAAGGACGACGAGAACATCAACTCGCAGCCGTTCATGCGGTGGCGCGACCGCTTCCTCTTCTGCATGGAGGCGGTGAACAAGGCGCAGGCCGCGACGGGCGAGATCAAGGGGCACTACCTCAACATCACCGCCGGCACGATGGAGGACATGTACGAGCGCGCCGAGTTCGCGAAGGACCTCGGCAGCGTCATCGTCATGATCGACCTCACCATCGGGTACACGGCGATCCAGTCGATGGCGAAGTGGTGCCGCAAGCACGGCGTGATCCTGCATCTCCATCGCGCCGGCCACTCGACGTACACGCGGCAGAAGACGCACGGGGTCTCGTTCCGCGTGATCGCCAAGTGGATGCGGCTCGCCGGCGTGGACCACATCCATGCGGGCACCGTCGTCGGCAAGCTCGAGGGCGACCCGGCCACGACGAAGGGCTACTACCACACGCTCCGCGACGACAAGGTCGCCGCGGACCCGTCGATCGGTCTCTACTTCGAGCAGGATTGGGCCTCGATGCCGGCCGTGATGCCCGTCGCGAGCGGCGGCATCCACGCCGGACAGATGCACACCCTGCTCCACCTCCTCGGCGAGGACGTCGTCCTGCAGTTCGGCGGCGGCACGATCGGGCACCCGGACGGCATCGCCGACGGTGCCACCGCCAACCGCGTCGCCGTCGAGGCGATGATCCAGGCACGCAACGCCGGCCGCGACTTCCTCAACGAGGGGCCCGAGATCCTCGCCGCCGCGGCGAAGTGGTCGCCATCGCTCAAGAAGGCCCTCGAGATCTGGAAGGACATCTCGTTCAACTTCGAGTCGACCGACGTGCCCGACGTCGTCGTCACGCCCACCTACTGA
- a CDS encoding class II fructose-bisphosphate aldolase, which produces MSACPASVRSALGAAIALDAGTVRVTDASALASPLMDGLVRLAVFGTEAEKEWARWVIWEAARAVGTFSASIHDFYMARGRGEVKGVTVPAMNIRGATYDTVRSVYRTALRLDGAAIILEIARSEIAYTEQRPSEYVAVILAAALREGYRGPVFVQGDHFQVNAKKYKVDAAAEVAAVKALATEGVAAGFYNIDLDTSTLVDLSHATLAEQQRLNYEVGVELTRHVRALEPAGVTISLGGEIGEVGTENSTVAELQAFMDGYNATLQAKAPGMVGLSKISVQSGTSHGGVVLADGSIKDVALDFKTLEDLSRVSREQYGLSGAVQHGASTLPDDAFYHFPRTETAEIHLATGFQNMMYDLMPPALRAEIYEWLRVNAADERKAGDSDEQFFYKTRKKAFGPFKRQLWDLPADLQARIAAAYDAKFTFLFENLGVKGTAEAVRRYVRGPAIQRPAPGTGGPAVEAAPDDAEAGE; this is translated from the coding sequence ATGTCCGCTTGTCCCGCCTCCGTCCGCAGCGCGCTCGGCGCTGCGATCGCCCTCGATGCCGGTACCGTGCGCGTCACGGACGCCTCCGCACTCGCGTCGCCCCTCATGGACGGGCTCGTCCGGCTCGCGGTCTTCGGCACCGAGGCCGAGAAGGAGTGGGCCCGCTGGGTGATCTGGGAGGCCGCGCGCGCGGTCGGGACCTTCTCGGCCTCCATCCACGACTTCTACATGGCGCGTGGCCGGGGCGAGGTGAAGGGCGTCACGGTGCCGGCGATGAACATCCGCGGTGCGACGTACGACACCGTGCGCTCGGTCTACCGCACCGCGCTTCGCCTGGACGGCGCGGCCATCATCCTCGAGATCGCCCGCTCGGAGATCGCCTACACCGAACAGCGTCCTTCCGAGTACGTCGCGGTGATCCTCGCGGCAGCACTGCGAGAGGGATACCGCGGGCCGGTCTTCGTGCAGGGTGACCATTTCCAGGTGAACGCCAAGAAGTACAAGGTCGATGCGGCGGCCGAGGTGGCCGCGGTGAAGGCGCTCGCGACCGAGGGCGTCGCGGCCGGCTTCTACAACATCGACCTGGACACGTCGACCCTGGTCGACCTCTCGCACGCGACGCTCGCCGAGCAGCAGCGCCTCAACTACGAGGTGGGGGTGGAGCTCACGCGCCACGTCCGCGCGCTCGAGCCCGCGGGCGTGACGATCTCGCTCGGCGGCGAGATCGGCGAGGTCGGGACCGAGAACTCGACGGTCGCCGAGCTGCAGGCGTTCATGGACGGCTACAACGCGACCCTGCAGGCGAAGGCCCCGGGGATGGTGGGGCTCTCGAAGATCTCGGTGCAGTCGGGGACCTCGCACGGCGGCGTCGTGCTCGCCGACGGGTCGATCAAGGACGTCGCGCTCGACTTCAAGACGCTCGAGGACCTCTCGCGGGTCTCGCGCGAGCAGTACGGGCTCTCCGGGGCCGTGCAACACGGTGCCTCGACGCTGCCCGATGATGCCTTCTACCATTTCCCCCGGACCGAGACCGCGGAGATCCACCTCGCGACCGGGTTCCAGAACATGATGTACGACCTGATGCCGCCGGCGCTCCGGGCCGAGATCTACGAGTGGCTTCGCGTGAACGCGGCGGATGAGCGGAAGGCGGGCGATTCGGACGAGCAGTTCTTCTACAAGACGCGGAAGAAGGCCTTCGGGCCCTTCAAGCGGCAGCTCTGGGACCTCCCGGCCGATCTGCAGGCGCGGATCGCCGCGGCCTACGACGCGAAGTTCACCTTCCTGTTCGAGAATCTGGGGGTGAAGGGAACAGCGGAGGCGGTGCGGCGGTACGTGAGGGGGCCGGCCATCCAGCGACCGGCGCCCGGCACGGGCGGTCCCGCGGTCGAAGCCGCACCCGACGATGCCGAAGCGGGCGAGTAG
- the dnaX gene encoding DNA polymerase III subunit gamma/tau codes for MSLALARKYRPRRFADVAVQSHVANTLRNAISGDRLGHAYLFCGPRGTGKTTLARVLAMALNCEARREDREPCGECASCTRIWSGGASLDVVEIDAASNRGVDDARELRERAMYAPSGEDRYKVYIVDEAHMLTREAWNALLKILEEPPPRVIFVFATTEPNKIQQAAAPVLSRMQRFDLKRIGPADVRARLTAVLEAEGLAAQPDALAMLARAADGSMRDALSLTDQVLSLGGGTLTAERVREALGLVHEDEHLALLDLVAERRAADVFTAVARLADHGVDFSILLADFADLLRAQLAIVLGGTMPDLSDRLKEELPKRAKHFTAGDLLRMLNLVVEVEPHLKRSGQQQMLFETLLVRFALLDRTIDLEAVLRGVAAGGGSGGAGGAGAPTARPAVQAAAPAPVVPAAVSAPVSAPAQRIAAPPPPAARVSEPAPAPPPRRAASPGASAPAPAPAAEVADRPAPRRDLLALDINRVAEHWDAIVDSVNAEHRALLLSSTLAHATPTAVTASGTVTLTVESDAHADIITGGEAIILGALKRRFDGVQKVVVKAVAPEGERAVRRLNEGAVKADRMAMLRKQSPMLDAAVDALDLELMD; via the coding sequence ATGTCCCTCGCGCTCGCCCGCAAGTACCGCCCGCGCCGCTTCGCCGATGTCGCCGTCCAGTCGCACGTCGCGAACACGCTGCGCAACGCGATCTCCGGCGACCGCCTCGGCCACGCCTACCTCTTCTGCGGTCCCCGCGGCACGGGCAAGACGACGCTCGCGCGCGTGCTCGCGATGGCGCTCAACTGCGAGGCCCGGCGCGAGGATCGCGAACCCTGCGGCGAGTGCGCGTCCTGCACCCGCATCTGGTCCGGTGGCGCGTCGCTCGACGTGGTCGAGATCGACGCCGCGTCCAATCGCGGCGTTGACGATGCCCGCGAGCTCCGGGAACGCGCCATGTACGCGCCCTCCGGCGAGGACCGGTACAAGGTCTACATCGTCGACGAAGCGCACATGCTCACGCGCGAGGCCTGGAATGCGCTCCTCAAGATCCTCGAGGAACCGCCGCCGCGCGTGATCTTCGTCTTCGCGACGACGGAGCCGAACAAGATCCAGCAGGCGGCCGCCCCCGTGCTGTCGCGCATGCAGCGCTTCGACCTCAAGCGCATCGGCCCGGCCGACGTGCGCGCGCGCCTCACGGCGGTGCTCGAGGCCGAAGGACTCGCCGCCCAGCCGGACGCGCTCGCGATGCTCGCGCGCGCCGCGGACGGCTCGATGCGCGATGCGCTCTCGCTCACCGACCAGGTCCTGTCGCTCGGCGGCGGCACGCTCACCGCGGAGCGCGTGCGCGAGGCCCTCGGGCTCGTGCACGAGGACGAGCACCTCGCGCTCCTCGACCTCGTCGCCGAACGCCGGGCCGCCGACGTCTTCACCGCCGTCGCGCGCCTCGCCGATCACGGCGTGGACTTCTCCATCCTGCTCGCCGACTTCGCCGACCTCCTGCGCGCGCAGCTCGCGATCGTCCTCGGCGGCACGATGCCGGACCTGTCGGACCGGTTGAAGGAGGAGCTGCCGAAGCGCGCGAAGCACTTCACCGCCGGGGACCTGCTCCGCATGCTCAACCTCGTCGTCGAGGTGGAGCCGCACCTGAAGCGCAGCGGCCAGCAGCAGATGCTCTTCGAGACGTTGCTGGTCCGGTTCGCGCTCCTCGACCGGACGATCGACCTCGAAGCGGTCCTGCGCGGCGTCGCCGCCGGCGGAGGGAGTGGGGGCGCGGGCGGTGCCGGTGCGCCGACCGCGCGTCCGGCCGTCCAGGCCGCGGCTCCTGCGCCCGTCGTCCCGGCGGCCGTGTCCGCACCGGTGTCAGCGCCCGCGCAGCGCATCGCGGCCCCGCCGCCGCCGGCGGCGCGGGTGAGCGAGCCGGCGCCAGCGCCGCCGCCACGCCGCGCCGCGTCGCCGGGCGCGTCCGCTCCAGCTCCCGCGCCCGCCGCCGAGGTCGCCGACCGGCCCGCGCCCCGGCGCGACCTGCTCGCCCTCGACATCAATCGCGTCGCCGAGCATTGGGACGCGATCGTCGACAGCGTCAACGCCGAGCATCGCGCGCTGCTGCTCTCGAGCACGCTCGCGCACGCGACTCCCACGGCGGTCACGGCCAGCGGGACCGTCACGCTCACGGTGGAGTCCGATGCGCACGCCGACATCATCACCGGCGGCGAGGCGATCATCCTCGGGGCCCTCAAGCGCCGCTTCGACGGCGTGCAGAAGGTCGTGGTGAAGGCGGTCGCCCCGGAGGGGGAGCGCGCGGTGCGTCGCCTGAACGAGGGGGCGGTGAAGGCGGACCGGATGGCGATGCTCCGCAAGCAGTCGCCGATGCTGGACGCCGCCGTCGACGCGCTCGACCTCGAGCTCATGGACTGA
- a CDS encoding sensor histidine kinase — protein sequence MSALDEGRAGDASLRLLAAGERELQRIVLDMHDGPVQDVFAALSHLQVLTRDLADRPADQRRATQAVQLLERALGEVRTLIGVFRPPGFERRDLGAILEGLTVQHEAMTDQPVEITMAADLGDCALPSKIALYRILQEALANGFRHAKATRQTVSVERRGEHVQLTVSDNGQGFEAPPVLKAEEGVGVEGGHFGLRGIQDRVAMLGGTFALDSTPGQGTVLRVVVPAVL from the coding sequence GTGAGCGCCCTCGACGAAGGGCGCGCGGGCGACGCGTCGCTCCGGCTGCTCGCGGCCGGCGAGCGCGAGTTGCAGCGGATCGTGCTCGACATGCACGACGGGCCCGTGCAGGACGTCTTCGCCGCGCTCTCGCACCTGCAGGTGCTCACGCGCGACCTCGCCGACCGCCCCGCCGACCAGCGGCGGGCGACGCAGGCCGTGCAACTGCTCGAGCGCGCGCTCGGCGAGGTGCGCACGCTCATCGGCGTCTTCCGGCCGCCGGGCTTCGAGCGTCGTGACCTCGGGGCCATCCTCGAGGGACTGACCGTCCAGCATGAAGCGATGACCGACCAACCCGTGGAGATCACCATGGCCGCCGACCTCGGCGACTGCGCGTTGCCAAGCAAGATCGCGCTCTATCGCATCCTGCAGGAGGCGCTCGCGAACGGATTCCGGCATGCGAAGGCGACGCGGCAGACCGTGAGCGTCGAGCGGCGCGGCGAGCACGTGCAGCTGACCGTGAGTGACAACGGCCAGGGGTTCGAGGCCCCGCCGGTGCTGAAGGCCGAGGAGGGCGTGGGCGTCGAGGGCGGGCACTTCGGTCTCCGGGGCATCCAGGATCGCGTCGCGATGCTCGGCGGGACCTTCGCGCTCGACAGCACGCCGGGGCAGGGCACCGTGCTGCGCGTCGTCGTCCCGGCGGTCCTGTGA
- a CDS encoding YtxH domain-containing protein — protein MAEQSGSEPTVVVERRSGGGIGLFILGVAVGAGIALLLAPQSGAQTRQDLRRGARRLRRKARVVVDDAREQAEELVRTTSSAARDVARDVAREAREVLESRLAKHGRGASPDADAEDARV, from the coding sequence ATGGCGGAGCAGAGCGGCAGCGAACCCACCGTGGTGGTCGAACGGCGGTCGGGCGGCGGGATCGGCCTCTTCATCCTGGGGGTCGCCGTAGGCGCCGGGATCGCCCTGCTCCTTGCTCCGCAGTCGGGCGCCCAGACGCGGCAGGACCTGCGTCGCGGCGCCCGGCGCCTCCGCCGGAAGGCGCGCGTGGTGGTCGACGACGCGCGGGAGCAGGCGGAGGAACTGGTCCGCACGACCTCGTCCGCGGCACGCGACGTCGCGCGTGACGTCGCGCGCGAGGCGCGTGAGGTCCTCGAATCCCGCCTGGCGAAGCACGGCCGTGGCGCCTCGCCTGATGCCGACGCCGAGGACGCCCGCGTCTGA
- a CDS encoding YihY/virulence factor BrkB family protein: MVRRADADDALFLAGGVAFNVLLAGIPFLLLLAAGLGFILDQSTDAAAKVLQATLENLLPAAGADGGSILDPILADVVRTRALVGVGSALAFIWFAMRLFTTLRAVLAFVFMHGRDRGYFHGKLVDLNLILVSVLLMTAWVSISAWLVVTSGRVGARLEASGFLENVAGGLEIGLLRFFALLVLAGIFVALYRWLPRARTPWRPSLLGAAAATGLFEFARWLFAEIWLRYPPSSVYTGTLGAIFIVMFWTYYAALIFVLGAEVAHVLEMHLVSRGDLTPRSSLTAEFKTTAEARAAGARDLAIPTRKTPAP, from the coding sequence GTGGTCCGGCGCGCCGACGCGGATGATGCCCTCTTCCTCGCCGGCGGCGTCGCGTTCAACGTCCTGCTCGCGGGCATCCCGTTCCTGCTGCTCCTCGCCGCCGGGCTCGGCTTCATCCTCGACCAGTCCACCGACGCGGCCGCGAAGGTGCTGCAGGCGACGCTCGAGAACCTGCTGCCCGCCGCCGGCGCGGATGGCGGATCGATCCTCGACCCCATCCTCGCCGACGTCGTGCGCACCCGCGCGCTCGTCGGGGTCGGCTCCGCGCTCGCGTTCATCTGGTTCGCGATGCGCCTCTTCACGACGCTCCGTGCGGTGCTGGCCTTCGTCTTCATGCACGGGCGCGATCGCGGCTATTTCCACGGCAAGCTCGTCGACCTGAACCTCATCCTCGTCTCGGTGCTGCTCATGACCGCGTGGGTGAGCATCAGCGCATGGCTCGTCGTCACGAGCGGGCGCGTGGGCGCGCGGCTCGAGGCGTCCGGATTCCTCGAGAACGTCGCCGGTGGGCTCGAGATCGGGCTGCTGCGGTTCTTCGCGCTCCTCGTGCTCGCGGGGATCTTCGTGGCGCTGTATCGCTGGCTCCCGCGCGCCCGCACGCCCTGGCGCCCCTCGCTCCTCGGCGCCGCCGCCGCGACCGGTCTCTTCGAGTTCGCGCGCTGGCTCTTCGCCGAGATCTGGCTCCGGTATCCGCCGTCGTCCGTGTACACCGGGACGCTCGGTGCGATCTTCATCGTCATGTTCTGGACCTACTACGCGGCGCTGATCTTCGTCCTCGGGGCCGAAGTCGCCCACGTGCTGGAGATGCATCTCGTCTCGCGCGGTGACCTGACGCCGCGGTCCTCGCTCACGGCCGAGTTCAAGACCACCGCCGAGGCGCGCGCTGCCGGCGCGCGCGACCTCGCCATCCCCACCCGCAAGACCCCCGCTCCGTGA
- the cbbX gene encoding CbbX protein yields the protein MSDPTVDPAAGAAAGAAAAGFVDIDEAVRHTPVAEALAELEHDLIGLGPVKRRVREIAGLLLLGKLREVHGLETERPTLHMSFTGRPGTGKTTVAMRMARILHLLGYVRKGHLVVATRDDLVGQYVGHTAPKTKEVVKRAMGGVLFIDEAYYLYRPENERDYGQEAIEMLLQVMENHRDDLVVILAGYGDRMETFFRSNPGFHSRIAHHLEFPDFTADELLTIAEGILAQQAYAFDEDSRAAFRAYIDKRTAQPHFANARSIRNAIDRAKLRQASRLLANGGRIPVDELRRLDATDILQSRVFRGG from the coding sequence GTGAGCGATCCGACGGTCGATCCGGCGGCGGGAGCAGCCGCGGGGGCAGCGGCGGCCGGCTTCGTCGATATCGACGAGGCGGTACGCCACACGCCGGTCGCCGAGGCGCTCGCCGAGCTCGAGCATGACCTGATCGGGCTCGGCCCGGTGAAGCGGCGCGTCCGCGAGATCGCGGGACTCCTGCTCCTCGGCAAGCTCCGGGAGGTGCACGGGCTCGAGACCGAACGCCCGACGCTGCACATGAGCTTCACCGGGCGGCCCGGCACGGGCAAGACGACCGTCGCGATGCGCATGGCGAGGATCCTCCATCTCCTCGGCTACGTGAGGAAAGGTCACCTCGTGGTCGCGACGCGAGACGATCTCGTGGGACAGTACGTCGGGCACACGGCCCCCAAGACCAAGGAGGTCGTCAAGCGCGCGATGGGCGGCGTGCTCTTCATCGACGAGGCCTACTACCTCTATCGCCCCGAGAACGAGCGGGACTACGGCCAGGAAGCGATCGAGATGCTCCTCCAGGTGATGGAGAACCATCGGGACGATCTCGTCGTGATCCTCGCGGGCTATGGCGACCGGATGGAGACCTTCTTCCGGTCGAACCCGGGCTTCCACTCACGCATCGCGCACCACCTCGAGTTCCCCGACTTCACGGCCGACGAACTCCTCACGATCGCCGAGGGCATCCTGGCGCAGCAGGCATACGCGTTCGACGAGGATTCCCGTGCGGCCTTCCGCGCGTACATCGACAAGCGCACGGCGCAGCCCCACTTCGCGAACGCGCGGAGCATCCGCAACGCGATCGACCGCGCGAAGCTTCGGCAGGCGAGTCGGCTGCTCGCGAACGGCGGACGCATCCCGGTGGACGAACTGCGGCGACTCGACGCGACGGACATCCTGCAGAGCCGCGTCTTCCGCGGGGGCTGA
- a CDS encoding response regulator transcription factor, whose translation MTAPIRIVLADDHAIVLEGLRALVEGETDMEVTGATTDGKAVLGLVASLAPDVVVLDYELGGIHATDIIAQLRDRPERPRVLVLTAYHDGETIRSVLESGAEGLALKTASPQQTLAAIRQVVSGQLVFPQAARRWLEARGARSGADELTAREREVWGLIAEGRTNVQIAAQLSLSENTVKFHVQHLFQKLGVKNRTEAALRHGKSGRPGTPLR comes from the coding sequence GTGACCGCCCCCATCCGCATCGTGCTCGCCGACGATCACGCGATCGTCCTCGAGGGACTGCGCGCGCTCGTCGAGGGCGAGACCGACATGGAGGTGACGGGCGCGACCACCGACGGCAAGGCGGTGCTGGGGCTCGTCGCGTCGCTCGCGCCGGACGTCGTGGTGCTGGACTACGAGCTCGGCGGCATCCACGCGACCGACATCATCGCGCAGTTGCGCGACCGGCCGGAACGACCGCGCGTGCTCGTGCTCACCGCGTACCACGATGGCGAGACGATCCGCTCGGTGCTCGAGAGCGGCGCCGAGGGGCTCGCGCTCAAGACGGCCTCGCCGCAGCAGACGCTCGCGGCGATCCGGCAGGTGGTGTCAGGCCAGCTCGTCTTCCCGCAGGCCGCGCGACGCTGGCTCGAGGCGCGCGGGGCGCGCAGCGGCGCCGACGAGCTCACCGCGCGCGAACGCGAGGTCTGGGGCCTCATCGCCGAAGGGCGCACCAACGTGCAGATCGCGGCGCAGCTCTCGCTCTCCGAGAACACCGTGAAGTTCCACGTGCAGCACCTGTTCCAGAAGCTGGGCGTGAAGAACCGGACCGAGGCCGCGCTCAGGCATGGCAAGTCCGGCCGACCGGGCACACCGCTGCGCTGA
- a CDS encoding ribulose bisphosphate carboxylase small subunit, with amino-acid sequence MRVTQGTFSYLPDLTDAEIRAQVQYCLDNDWPVSVEWTDDPHPRNVYWEMWGLPMFEAKDAAAVMLEIDACRKANPHVYVRVSGYDRRLGRQTTAISFLVQRPKHEPGFRLAREEGADRRIRYTTHSYAVDRPQGERYTEGR; translated from the coding sequence ATGCGCGTGACCCAAGGGACCTTCTCGTACCTCCCGGATCTCACCGACGCCGAGATCCGCGCGCAGGTGCAGTACTGCCTCGACAACGACTGGCCCGTCTCGGTCGAGTGGACCGACGACCCGCATCCGCGCAACGTCTACTGGGAGATGTGGGGCCTCCCGATGTTCGAGGCCAAGGACGCGGCCGCGGTGATGCTCGAGATCGACGCCTGCCGGAAGGCCAACCCGCACGTGTACGTGCGGGTGAGCGGGTACGACCGTCGCCTCGGCCGGCAGACGACCGCGATCAGCTTCCTCGTGCAACGCCCCAAGCACGAACCCGGCTTCCGCCTCGCGCGCGAAGAGGGGGCGGACCGCCGCATCCGCTACACGACGCACAGCTACGCGGTCGATCGGCCCCAGGGCGAGCGGTACACCGAGGGCCGGTGA
- a CDS encoding threonine aldolase family protein — MRRAMAEAEVGDDVLDGDPTVRRLEARVAELLGKPAALFFPTGTMANQAGLWLLGEPGTEVYCHDDSHIVNWEIAGTAALAGLQVRVVRGGPVMDADALRAAFRPYSVHAPRASVVCAENTHNGAGGMVTPLARLQALQETAASKGLPLHLDGARLWNAHVATGTPLADFAACAATVMVSFSKGLGAPVGAALAGDAGPMRRAWEVRKRFGGGMRQSGILAAAALHGLEHHLPRMHEDHARARQLAAALADIPGTRVVPPDTNIVMIDLLDGLTSAQVAARARAAGVLVTEWHDTRVRCVLHLDIDDAALRRASAVLAGALVA; from the coding sequence ATGCGCCGGGCCATGGCCGAGGCCGAGGTCGGCGATGACGTCCTCGATGGCGACCCGACCGTCCGCCGGCTCGAGGCGCGGGTCGCCGAGCTGCTCGGCAAGCCGGCGGCGCTCTTCTTCCCCACCGGCACGATGGCCAACCAGGCGGGGCTCTGGCTCCTCGGCGAGCCGGGCACCGAGGTCTACTGCCACGACGACTCGCACATCGTGAACTGGGAGATCGCCGGCACCGCGGCGCTCGCCGGGCTCCAGGTGCGCGTCGTGCGGGGAGGGCCGGTGATGGACGCTGACGCGCTCCGCGCCGCCTTCAGACCCTACTCCGTGCACGCGCCCCGCGCGTCGGTCGTCTGCGCCGAGAACACGCACAACGGGGCTGGCGGCATGGTGACGCCGCTGGCGCGGCTCCAGGCACTGCAGGAGACGGCCGCATCGAAGGGACTGCCGTTGCATCTCGACGGCGCACGGCTCTGGAACGCCCACGTGGCGACGGGGACGCCGCTCGCCGACTTCGCCGCCTGCGCGGCGACGGTGATGGTCTCGTTCTCCAAGGGGCTCGGCGCGCCCGTCGGCGCCGCCCTCGCGGGCGATGCAGGCCCGATGCGGCGCGCGTGGGAGGTGCGCAAGCGCTTCGGCGGCGGGATGCGACAGTCCGGGATCCTCGCGGCCGCGGCGCTGCACGGCCTCGAGCACCACCTGCCGCGGATGCACGAGGACCATGCGCGCGCGCGGCAGCTCGCCGCCGCGCTGGCGGACATCCCGGGCACCCGCGTCGTCCCGCCGGACACGAACATCGTCATGATCGACCTGCTCGACGGTCTCACCTCGGCGCAGGTCGCCGCGCGCGCCCGCGCCGCCGGCGTGCTCGTGACCGAATGGCACGACACGCGCGTGCGCTGCGTGCTGCACCTCGACATCGACGATGCCGCGCTCCGCCGGGCGTCGGCGGTGCTGGCCGGAGCGCTCGTCGCGTGA